A section of the Pseudanabaena mucicola str. Chao 1806 genome encodes:
- a CDS encoding class I SAM-dependent rRNA methyltransferase — MPSLPRAIIHRKKVDAVQRFHPWIFSGAIAKIQGEVSDGDLVEAYSEDGKFLAIGLWGMGSIAIKVLSFQPVESIQSLLRDRLQQAFILRKQLGLIDNPETNCYRLINSEGDGLAGLIIDVYGDTAVLQCHSLGTYRYRQDIAEILKEIYGDRLQAVYDKSSATLSRKSQTQSQDGLLIGEKSTDSAEVLEYGHRFIVDWEKGQKTGFFLDQRENRRMFGKYATGKKVLNTFCYSGGFSVYAVASGAKEVHSIDSSAKAMEWTERNIAANFDRDRQAIHQSFTGDVFDFLKQCDSDYEAIVLDPPAFAKSLSARHSAMQAYKRLNLQAMSKLKSSGLLFTFSCSQVVNVENFTGAVTAAAIESGRTIRILDHLNHPADHPTSIFHPEGAYLKGLVLSVT; from the coding sequence ATGCCATCGTTGCCCCGTGCGATTATTCATCGTAAAAAAGTCGATGCGGTTCAGCGTTTTCATCCTTGGATCTTTTCAGGAGCGATCGCCAAAATACAAGGTGAAGTCAGTGATGGCGACTTAGTAGAAGCCTATAGTGAAGATGGCAAGTTTTTAGCAATCGGCTTGTGGGGTATGGGTAGCATTGCGATTAAGGTGCTATCGTTTCAGCCTGTGGAGTCGATACAAAGTTTATTGCGCGATCGCCTACAGCAAGCTTTTATTCTGAGAAAGCAACTAGGGTTAATTGATAATCCAGAGACAAATTGCTATCGCTTGATTAATTCGGAAGGTGATGGTTTAGCAGGATTAATTATTGATGTTTATGGTGATACGGCGGTTTTGCAGTGCCATTCTTTGGGAACTTATCGCTATCGTCAGGATATTGCAGAAATTTTGAAAGAGATTTATGGCGATCGCCTGCAAGCAGTTTATGACAAAAGCTCGGCAACCCTTTCGCGCAAATCCCAAACCCAGTCTCAGGATGGTTTATTAATTGGCGAGAAATCTACCGATAGTGCGGAAGTTTTGGAATATGGACATCGCTTTATTGTCGATTGGGAAAAAGGTCAGAAAACAGGCTTTTTCTTAGATCAAAGGGAAAATCGGCGGATGTTTGGTAAATATGCGACTGGTAAAAAAGTTTTAAATACCTTCTGCTATTCGGGTGGTTTCTCGGTTTATGCAGTGGCATCGGGGGCAAAGGAAGTACATTCAATCGATAGTTCGGCGAAGGCGATGGAATGGACAGAGCGCAATATTGCTGCAAATTTTGATCGCGATCGCCAAGCAATTCATCAATCCTTTACAGGCGATGTCTTTGATTTTTTAAAGCAATGCGACTCTGATTATGAGGCGATCGTGCTTGATCCTCCTGCATTTGCCAAGAGCCTATCCGCAAGGCATTCGGCGATGCAGGCATACAAGCGATTAAATTTACAGGCGATGTCTAAGCTAAAAAGTAGTGGATTGCTATTTACTTTTTCCTGCTCGCAGGTGGTGAATGTGGAGAATTTCACAGGAGCAGTGACGGCGGCGGCGATCGAGTCAGGACGGACTATTCGCATTTTGGATCATCTCAATCATCCTGCTGATCATCCCACAAGTATTTTTCATCCTGAAGGGGCATACCTGAAGGGTTTAGTTTTGAGCGTAACCTAA
- a CDS encoding rod shape-determining protein, producing the protein MGIDLGTANTLIYVSGEGIVLQEPSVVAIDQRDKTAYAVGDEANKMIGRTPGDIIAVRPLKDGVIADFDSAELMLRAFIQKVKKGVFNPRIAIGIPSGVTGVEWRAVMDAARRAGASEVYPIDEPIAAAIGAGLPVTEATGNMIIDIGGGTTEVAVMSLQGIVLSESVRVAGDELSEAIMKYMKTVHNLVVGERTSEEIKIKIGSAYPIKEETSMEVRGLHLLSGLPRTVTVKSSEIRESMSEPLSVIIEAVKRTLERTPPELAADIIDRGIMLAGGGALLNGIDTLISHETGIVTHIAPAPLNCVVIGAGRVLEDYKNLGRVLTSRLKSL; encoded by the coding sequence ATAGGCATTGATCTTGGTACTGCAAACACACTTATATATGTGTCTGGTGAAGGTATCGTGCTGCAAGAGCCATCAGTTGTTGCGATCGATCAACGAGATAAGACTGCCTATGCAGTTGGAGATGAAGCCAACAAAATGATTGGACGCACACCTGGTGACATCATTGCCGTGCGTCCTCTTAAAGACGGTGTAATTGCTGATTTTGACTCAGCGGAGCTAATGTTGCGAGCCTTCATCCAAAAAGTCAAAAAAGGTGTTTTCAATCCGCGCATTGCGATCGGTATTCCTAGCGGAGTTACAGGGGTGGAATGGCGTGCGGTCATGGATGCTGCACGTCGAGCTGGAGCTAGTGAAGTTTACCCAATTGATGAACCCATTGCCGCAGCGATCGGTGCAGGTTTGCCTGTAACTGAAGCAACAGGCAACATGATCATTGACATTGGTGGTGGTACTACTGAAGTTGCGGTTATGAGTTTACAAGGGATCGTATTGAGCGAATCCGTGCGTGTTGCAGGGGATGAGCTCAGCGAAGCGATTATGAAGTACATGAAAACCGTACATAACCTCGTTGTCGGGGAACGTACTTCCGAAGAGATCAAAATTAAAATTGGCTCTGCTTATCCCATCAAAGAAGAAACTTCGATGGAAGTAAGAGGTTTACACCTATTGTCAGGTTTGCCTCGTACCGTTACTGTCAAGTCTTCGGAAATTCGTGAGAGCATGAGTGAGCCACTCTCAGTCATTATCGAAGCAGTTAAGCGCACTCTCGAACGCACACCGCCCGAACTTGCTGCCGATATTATTGATCGCGGCATCATGCTAGCTGGTGGTGGAGCATTGCTCAATGGCATTGATACTCTCATCAGTCACGAGACTGGAATTGTAACGCATATTGCACCAGCCCCGCTTAACTGTGTGGTGATTGGTGCTGGTCGTGTACTCGAAGATTACAAGAATCTTGGTCGTGTCTTAACTAGCCGTTTGAAAAGTTTATAG
- a CDS encoding inorganic phosphate transporter: MEYLFFGLAISLVIGFEFVNGFHDTANAVATVIYTNTLKPTYAVVLSGICNLLGVLTSSGTVAFAIIALLPVDLVVHSSTSQSLVMAIALLLSAIIWNLGTWYLGLPVSSTHTLIGSITGIGIANSVINSFSSANSYWWDGINWLKMQEILISLVISPLLGFCGAAILFLTAKYLIRQEELYTAPKENVPSLWVRAVLVLTCSGVSFAHGSNDGQKGMGLMMLILVAILPSFFSLNLQTSPQSIAQLVASSNSVIPVLSSQFLTDTNQDYSFPNSRNELSQFLKPQGQVNENIWRSLVDECQIIAKKLSINNSLMEIAESDRHQVRDDIYLVANTITKLEKQQQLANFEHPEIITNYRNQLDHLTKFIPYWIKITIALALGLGTMIGWKRVVVTVGEKIGKEHLNYAQGASAELITMTTISAADYFGLPVSTTHILSSGIAGSMVANRSGVQVDTLKNLLLAWLLTLPSCILLGFSTYSLGLLLI; the protein is encoded by the coding sequence ATGGAATATCTATTTTTTGGTTTAGCTATCTCTCTAGTAATTGGCTTTGAGTTTGTGAATGGATTTCATGACACGGCTAATGCTGTGGCTACAGTTATTTATACAAATACTCTAAAGCCAACCTATGCGGTTGTCCTATCGGGAATTTGTAATTTATTGGGAGTCTTGACTTCGAGTGGGACAGTTGCCTTTGCGATTATTGCGCTGTTGCCAGTAGATCTGGTGGTGCATAGTTCAACATCACAGAGCTTGGTCATGGCGATCGCTTTACTCCTGTCAGCAATTATCTGGAATTTAGGAACTTGGTATTTGGGATTACCTGTATCCAGCACCCATACTTTAATTGGCTCAATTACTGGAATTGGGATTGCTAATTCTGTAATTAATTCCTTTTCTTCTGCGAATAGCTATTGGTGGGACGGTATTAATTGGCTGAAGATGCAGGAAATCTTGATTTCGCTTGTAATTTCACCATTACTGGGATTTTGTGGAGCCGCAATTTTATTTTTAACTGCTAAATATCTAATCCGACAAGAAGAACTTTATACTGCGCCAAAAGAGAATGTTCCTTCGCTATGGGTGCGTGCTGTCTTAGTTTTGACCTGTTCGGGTGTGAGTTTTGCCCACGGGTCTAACGATGGACAGAAAGGCATGGGTCTAATGATGCTAATTTTAGTAGCGATTTTACCTAGTTTTTTTTCTTTAAATTTGCAGACGAGTCCTCAATCGATCGCCCAATTAGTTGCCTCATCAAATTCTGTGATTCCCGTTTTATCTTCGCAATTTCTTACTGATACGAATCAAGATTACTCTTTTCCGAATAGTCGAAACGAACTTAGTCAATTTCTGAAACCACAGGGACAAGTGAATGAAAATATCTGGAGATCGCTAGTTGATGAGTGTCAAATTATTGCTAAAAAGTTATCAATTAATAACAGTTTGATGGAAATTGCCGAAAGCGATCGCCACCAAGTTAGAGATGATATTTATCTTGTCGCAAATACTATTACCAAATTAGAAAAGCAACAACAGTTAGCTAATTTTGAGCATCCAGAAATAATCACCAACTATCGCAATCAATTAGATCATCTCACCAAATTTATCCCCTATTGGATCAAAATCACTATTGCTCTAGCTCTTGGTTTAGGAACAATGATTGGCTGGAAGCGAGTTGTCGTTACTGTTGGTGAGAAAATTGGCAAAGAGCATCTGAATTACGCTCAAGGAGCATCTGCCGAGCTAATCACGATGACGACAATTAGTGCTGCCGATTATTTCGGATTACCTGTGAGTACTACCCATATACTTTCATCAGGTATAGCAGGATCAATGGTCGCTAACCGTTCAGGCGTGCAAGTCGATACTTTGAAAAATCTTTTGCTAGCTTGGCTATTGACATTACCAAGTTGCATTTTGCTGGGATTCAGCACATATTCTCTTGGATTATTACTTATATAG
- a CDS encoding M16 family metallopeptidase has protein sequence MPAIVVPRRLDVAVTDHALNDLATRAQLSAPTQHVLPNGIKIIAEQIPVDAVNLSIWVDVGSAVETDDINGMAHFLEHMVFKGSDRFALGEFEQAIESHGGNTNAATSQDYTHFYINVAPKDFAKLAPLQLDVVLKASIPDEEFQRERHVVLEEIRRSEDNPDRRIYRHISELVYETLPYRRAVLGPVDVIEKVTSKQMKAFHRQWYAPQNMTISVVGNLPVSEMIGVIANYFEGDAIADKPQPKTFNPEKPFTEIVRREVTDTSLKQARLSMTWRVAGLTELSETYPLSILANILGSGRTSRMVQDLRENRRIVDRISVSNSAMRWQGNFQVFAKLNVEDLAIVEEAIREHIRQLHEVPVTDEELAKIRTQVSNRFIFGNESPKERAGIYGYYDRIVGSLEPALNYPDLIKSITKEEIQAAVRKYLNPDAYGILIVKP, from the coding sequence ATGCCAGCGATCGTCGTTCCGCGTCGGTTAGATGTAGCTGTGACCGATCATGCACTCAATGATCTAGCTACTAGAGCGCAGCTATCTGCGCCTACTCAACATGTTCTACCAAATGGAATTAAGATTATTGCCGAACAGATTCCTGTAGATGCAGTCAACTTGAGTATTTGGGTTGATGTTGGCTCTGCGGTGGAAACTGATGACATTAACGGAATGGCTCACTTCTTGGAACATATGGTTTTCAAGGGTAGCGATCGCTTTGCATTGGGAGAATTTGAACAGGCGATCGAGTCGCACGGTGGTAACACCAATGCGGCAACCAGTCAGGACTACACGCATTTTTATATTAATGTTGCACCTAAAGATTTCGCAAAACTCGCACCTTTGCAACTGGATGTAGTCCTGAAAGCAAGCATTCCCGATGAAGAGTTTCAGCGCGAACGTCATGTGGTGCTAGAGGAAATCCGCCGCAGCGAAGATAATCCCGATCGCCGCATTTATCGCCACATTTCCGAATTGGTATATGAGACTTTGCCCTATCGCCGAGCGGTGTTGGGTCCCGTTGATGTCATCGAAAAAGTCACATCTAAGCAGATGAAAGCTTTTCATCGCCAGTGGTATGCGCCGCAAAACATGACGATCTCTGTGGTTGGCAATTTACCCGTGAGCGAGATGATTGGTGTAATTGCTAATTACTTTGAAGGAGATGCGATCGCTGATAAACCGCAACCTAAGACTTTCAATCCCGAAAAGCCCTTTACCGAAATTGTGCGGCGCGAAGTAACTGATACCAGTCTCAAGCAAGCCCGATTGAGCATGACATGGCGTGTTGCTGGCTTGACCGAGCTATCAGAAACTTATCCCCTGAGTATTCTTGCCAATATTCTTGGAAGTGGACGCACTTCACGGATGGTGCAGGACTTGCGCGAAAATCGGCGCATCGTCGATCGCATTTCTGTCAGTAATTCGGCGATGCGTTGGCAGGGTAATTTCCAAGTATTTGCCAAGTTAAATGTTGAGGATTTAGCGATCGTCGAAGAAGCAATTCGTGAGCATATTCGCCAATTGCATGAAGTGCCTGTCACCGATGAGGAACTAGCCAAGATTCGCACTCAAGTCAGCAATCGCTTTATCTTCGGCAATGAATCACCGAAGGAACGCGCTGGTATTTATGGCTATTATGATCGCATTGTCGGCTCCCTAGAGCCAGCCTTAAATTATCCCGATTTAATCAAATCCATCACCAAGGAGGAAATCCAAGCTGCCGTTCGCAAGTACTTAAATCCCGATGCCTACGGTATTTTGATTGTCAAACCTTAA
- a CDS encoding Fur family transcriptional regulator gives MTSVETTYSPEALKAELNSKGCRMTPQREVILNTFQTLPEGEHLSAEDLYERLKNQGENISLSTIYRTVKMMARMGILRELELTEDHKHYEINQPKPHHHHHLVCVKTNRVIEFKNDQILTISKKVADKYGFSVLDCQLTIIGVSPEGQRSIF, from the coding sequence ATGACTTCTGTGGAGACCACCTATTCACCTGAAGCCCTCAAGGCTGAACTCAACTCAAAAGGTTGTCGGATGACACCCCAGCGCGAGGTGATCCTCAATACATTCCAAACCCTACCCGAAGGCGAACATCTTAGCGCCGAAGATCTCTATGAGCGACTAAAGAATCAAGGTGAAAATATTAGCCTTTCCACAATCTATCGCACGGTCAAAATGATGGCTCGTATGGGAATTTTGCGCGAACTGGAACTGACCGAAGATCATAAACATTACGAAATTAATCAGCCTAAACCACACCACCATCACCATTTAGTTTGTGTCAAAACTAATCGTGTGATCGAGTTTAAAAATGACCAGATCCTTACCATTAGCAAAAAAGTAGCGGATAAATATGGTTTTTCAGTTTTAGATTGCCAACTGACGATTATTGGTGTTAGTCCAGAAGGACAGCGATCAATTTTTTAA
- a CDS encoding Uma2 family endonuclease, which yields MITLTQPRSDSETSQETNLELDFDQFLAQCPEDGRYELVDGKMVKILATRIHYDVAWLILKSFDREIDRLNLNYVVNDVAAVLTINKKGKEQGRHPDVSVINRDVWRSDRLNHRGIREPIQLAVEVVSTNWEDDYIDKLEEYERLGIPEYWIVDYLAIGSRNYLGEPKLPSVLIFTLDAEGKYQITRFQNSDRLISATFPELNLTVEQIMAA from the coding sequence ATGATTACACTCACACAGCCTAGATCTGATTCAGAAACATCTCAAGAGACGAATTTAGAGCTAGATTTTGACCAGTTCTTGGCGCAATGTCCTGAAGATGGTCGCTATGAATTAGTGGATGGCAAAATGGTAAAAATCTTAGCAACCAGAATTCATTACGATGTTGCTTGGCTAATTTTGAAAAGCTTTGACCGAGAGATTGATCGTTTAAATTTAAACTACGTGGTTAATGACGTAGCCGCAGTTTTAACCATAAACAAGAAAGGAAAAGAACAGGGCAGACATCCAGATGTCAGCGTAATTAATCGGGATGTTTGGCGAAGCGATCGCCTTAATCATCGGGGTATCCGCGAACCAATTCAGCTTGCAGTTGAGGTGGTGTCAACAAATTGGGAAGATGACTATATTGACAAGCTTGAGGAATACGAGCGTTTAGGGATTCCTGAATATTGGATTGTGGATTATTTAGCGATCGGTTCGCGCAACTATTTAGGAGAACCTAAACTTCCTTCTGTACTGATATTTACCTTAGATGCAGAAGGCAAATATCAAATAACCAGATTTCAAAATAGCGATCGCCTAATTTCGGCAACATTTCCAGAATTAAATCTCACCGTCGAGCAGATTATGGCAGCTTAA
- a CDS encoding SRPBCC family protein: MSDWLEHTVQTEVSIPVEYAWSLWSDLSAMPRWMKWIDSVVITEDPEISAWKLGTNGLTFTWKSRILKQIPNQIMQWESIGGLPNRGAVRFYGRPNNVTIVKLSISYAMPAIGQLMDNLFLGQLVESTLQEDLDRFRVYAQEDFAKQNRATAS, encoded by the coding sequence ATGAGTGACTGGCTAGAACATACCGTCCAAACTGAAGTATCTATTCCCGTGGAATATGCGTGGTCGTTATGGTCAGACTTAAGCGCAATGCCACGTTGGATGAAGTGGATTGATTCTGTCGTCATTACAGAAGACCCTGAAATATCAGCTTGGAAACTTGGTACAAACGGTTTAACCTTTACTTGGAAATCTCGGATCCTTAAGCAAATCCCCAATCAAATTATGCAATGGGAGTCAATTGGGGGATTGCCTAATCGTGGTGCAGTGCGCTTTTACGGTCGTCCTAACAATGTAACAATTGTGAAGTTAAGTATTTCCTACGCTATGCCTGCGATCGGGCAGCTTATGGATAATTTATTTTTAGGACAGTTAGTAGAATCTACACTACAAGAAGATTTAGATCGATTCCGTGTTTATGCTCAAGAAGACTTTGCCAAGCAAAATCGCGCAACAGCTAGCTAA
- the mreC gene encoding rod shape-determining protein MreC produces the protein MDSIRSWWERYSFQTAIVTVGIGLAWVIRQTQGVVIMETYQFLSKPFQPSVSKQELLQDAQVRELKYRLTELESQNQRMKELLKVTASSTDAGVWATVIGRGADSWWNQILIGKGSNDGIRAGAVVVAPGGLVGRVTHVSPNSSQILLVSDPNSQVGVIVSRSRFSGMLKGQSQNTAILEFFERDPDVKVGDIVHTSQFSTLFPENVPVGRIKSINLDKQPSPEAIVEFSSPLGLLEYVRVYPFQDKR, from the coding sequence ATGGATTCAATTCGGAGTTGGTGGGAGCGCTATAGCTTTCAGACTGCTATTGTTACTGTTGGCATTGGTTTAGCTTGGGTAATTCGTCAAACTCAAGGCGTGGTGATTATGGAAACATATCAGTTTCTGAGCAAGCCTTTCCAGCCATCTGTATCCAAGCAAGAGCTATTGCAAGATGCCCAGGTACGAGAGTTGAAATACCGATTGACTGAACTAGAGTCACAAAATCAACGCATGAAAGAGCTGCTCAAAGTCACAGCTAGTTCTACAGATGCTGGAGTTTGGGCGACGGTAATCGGTCGTGGAGCTGATTCTTGGTGGAATCAAATCCTAATTGGTAAAGGCAGTAATGATGGCATTAGAGCTGGGGCAGTTGTGGTTGCCCCCGGGGGCTTAGTGGGGCGAGTGACCCATGTTTCTCCTAATAGCAGTCAAATCTTGCTAGTCAGCGATCCTAATAGTCAAGTTGGTGTCATTGTTAGCCGAAGTCGTTTTAGTGGAATGCTGAAGGGACAAAGCCAAAACACTGCGATCTTAGAATTCTTTGAGCGAGATCCTGATGTTAAGGTTGGTGATATTGTGCATACTTCGCAATTTAGTACGCTGTTCCCTGAAAACGTGCCTGTAGGACGTATTAAATCTATTAACCTCGATAAACAACCTTCACCTGAAGCGATTGTTGAGTTTTCAAGTCCTCTTGGTCTACTAGAATATGTAAGAGTTTATCCTTTTCAAGACAAGCGCTAA
- a CDS encoding AAA family ATPase, producing MLKHISIKGFKSIKELDLDLSPINVLIGANGSGKSNFISFFKLLRWMIQRTGQLQFFVGQSGGASSFLFDGSAVTPQIEAELNFETTSGKDDYFFRLFYAASDTFIFAEEKYRRNIYSNSTGQGLLNIRNNNLGTAIQRNYSGNSGNIDISPFSGLATWKSLDAGHKESRLIDDINLGNQISRDIFYLIQSFETHQFHDTSQTARFKQRWSIEDNQRLKEDAGNLAPFLLRIRDNEPRYYQRIVETLSQIAPFFADFVLAPMGNTILLQWREKGTDLIFSPYQASDGTLRAMALVTLLLQPPDSLPDVLILDEPELGLHPYAINIIGSLINSVSNRCQVILATQSPLLVDCFEPEDIIVVERNDRESYFKRLDSSSLTDWLEEYSLSELWNKNVIGGRPSR from the coding sequence ATGCTTAAACACATCAGCATCAAAGGCTTTAAATCAATTAAAGAACTAGATTTAGATTTATCTCCCATCAACGTTTTAATCGGCGCGAATGGTTCAGGTAAATCTAATTTTATTTCTTTTTTTAAGTTGTTGCGTTGGATGATACAACGCACTGGACAATTGCAGTTTTTTGTTGGTCAATCAGGAGGAGCAAGCTCTTTTCTTTTTGACGGATCTGCTGTTACTCCACAAATAGAAGCCGAGCTTAACTTTGAGACTACTTCGGGGAAAGATGATTATTTCTTTAGGCTTTTTTACGCTGCATCAGATACATTTATATTTGCTGAAGAAAAGTATCGACGTAATATTTACAGTAATTCGACAGGTCAGGGTTTATTAAATATCAGAAATAACAATCTCGGAACTGCCATACAAAGAAACTATTCTGGCAATTCAGGAAATATAGATATAAGTCCTTTTAGTGGCTTAGCAACTTGGAAATCATTAGATGCTGGGCATAAAGAATCACGATTAATTGATGATATAAATTTAGGCAATCAGATTTCTAGAGATATATTTTATCTAATACAAAGCTTTGAAACTCACCAGTTTCATGACACATCTCAAACTGCACGATTTAAGCAAAGATGGAGTATTGAAGATAACCAAAGGCTTAAAGAAGACGCTGGTAATTTAGCACCATTTCTTTTAAGGATCAGAGATAATGAACCTCGTTATTATCAAAGAATAGTAGAAACGCTTTCACAAATTGCACCATTTTTTGCTGATTTTGTATTAGCACCTATGGGTAATACAATTCTTTTGCAATGGAGAGAAAAGGGAACTGACTTGATATTTAGTCCATATCAAGCATCGGATGGAACATTAAGAGCAATGGCTTTAGTAACACTTTTGCTCCAACCTCCTGATAGTCTACCTGATGTTTTAATTTTAGATGAGCCAGAGCTAGGATTACATCCCTACGCTATTAATATTATCGGTAGCTTGATTAATAGCGTTTCTAATCGTTGTCAAGTAATTTTAGCAACTCAATCACCATTATTAGTAGATTGTTTTGAGCCAGAAGATATTATTGTTGTTGAAAGAAATGACCGAGAATCTTATTTTAAAAGATTAGATTCATCATCTCTTACAGATTGGTTAGAAGAATACTCATTATCTGAGCTATGGAATAAAAATGTTATCGGTGGGAGACCTAGCCGATGA
- the mreD gene encoding rod shape-determining protein MreD — protein MLDRKASLSKKFLNWVVTLGSLFACILGMYTRFPGMTLMGIAPNWLLIWLVAWSVNRPVFLSVMVGIALGMVQDGMTFADVRVAPTHVLGLAIAGGITSLLQKQRYVQEDFISIALIVFGMAVVVETMHAVQLTIMGAKMDNVWILQQRIALSSAILSSLWSPVIYFPLSRWWRSMDRQED, from the coding sequence ATGCTCGATCGCAAGGCTTCCTTATCTAAAAAATTTTTAAACTGGGTGGTGACACTAGGTTCACTATTTGCATGTATTTTAGGGATGTATACCCGATTCCCTGGCATGACTTTGATGGGAATTGCGCCTAACTGGTTACTAATTTGGTTGGTCGCTTGGAGTGTCAATCGTCCTGTTTTTTTATCGGTGATGGTTGGGATTGCTTTGGGTATGGTTCAGGATGGAATGACCTTTGCAGATGTAAGAGTTGCACCAACCCATGTTTTAGGACTGGCGATCGCTGGTGGAATTACATCGCTCTTGCAGAAGCAGCGATACGTACAAGAAGATTTTATTTCGATCGCCTTAATTGTGTTTGGGATGGCGGTAGTTGTGGAGACAATGCACGCAGTCCAGCTAACCATAATGGGTGCAAAAATGGATAATGTATGGATTTTGCAACAAAGAATTGCCCTAAGCTCCGCAATTTTAAGCAGCTTATGGTCACCAGTGATTTATTTCCCGCTTAGCCGTTGGTGGCGATCTATGGACAGGCAAGAAGATTAA
- a CDS encoding type II toxin-antitoxin system VapC family toxin — protein MLLDTSGLLCLHYKTEPLHTQACNEYKKSVTRLTHSYIVAEYVALANARRLPRDFMLTFIVDLLDNPDIETVWINEQLHREAVELLTLRLDKTYSLCDAVSFVLMKQRGITEALTTDRHFEQEGFTRLLRPET, from the coding sequence ATGCTTCTCGATACATCAGGGTTGCTTTGCCTCCATTACAAAACTGAACCTCTCCACACGCAAGCTTGTAACGAATATAAAAAATCCGTAACCCGACTGACGCATAGCTATATAGTTGCTGAATATGTAGCCTTAGCTAACGCGAGAAGACTTCCGCGTGATTTCATGCTTACTTTCATCGTTGATTTATTGGATAACCCAGATATAGAGACAGTTTGGATAAATGAACAGTTACATCGAGAAGCCGTTGAGCTATTAACTTTAAGACTGGATAAAACTTACTCTTTATGCGATGCAGTCAGCTTTGTTTTGATGAAGCAAAGAGGAATTACTGAAGCATTAACAACTGATCGCCACTTTGAGCAAGAAGGTTTTACTCGATTGTTGCGCCCAGAAACTTAA